The genomic interval CGCGTTGCGGCACGAAGTCCACGACCTCGACCTCGCCGGGCACCTGCAAGCTGCGCGCCTGGGCCGGCGACAGGCCACCGCAGTGGGCCAGCACCAGGTGCGCATCCAACCGGCGGCAGGCGCGCACGATGCGGCGGAAGATTGCCAACCGCTGGCCCTGCAGGGTGCCCAGCGACGCGAACACCAGCGGCCGGTCCGCCGCCAGGTCCAGCGTCAGCGGCGGATCGGGCGTCGCATCGCGCAACGGACCGACATGATGGAAGTGCGCGGGCAGCGCGCGGCGCGGAAATTCCAGCCTGGCGACGGTCTGGCTGAGCTGCGCGTACGGCGACAGGCAGTCGTGCAGCGCCTGGCGGGGCGGCAGGCCGAACGCCGCCGCGTGGCGCGCGATCACCTGGCAGTGCGGCGCCATCAGACGGTCGTAGACGCGGCTGCTCGCCTCGCACAGCTGCCGTGTCCGCGCATCGTCGGCGTAGGCCCACGGCATCACCGGCAGCGGCACGCCGGGCTCGCGGTTGACCGGCAGCGCGCAGGCGACCGAGACGTAGGGCAGGCCGCGCGCCTCGGCCACGAGGCCGCCGGCCGCCTCCATTTGATCGCAGACCACCGCGTCGATGCCGGCGCGCGCAAAGGCATCGGGCAGGGTGCGGCACAGCAAGTCGGTCGACTCGGCGACGTCCTGGATCACGCGGCGCAGGCCCAGGGGGCCACCGGGCCGCGCGGCCCGCCGCAGCATCGCGGCCAGCGCGCCGGCTGGCTGGTCGGCCGCCCCGACCGCGCGAAAGCCGATGCGCGGGTCGCTGAGCCAGCCCGCGGCCTCTGGCAGATGGAAGAAGGTGGCTTGGTGACCGCGATCGATCAGCGCCTGCGCGACCGTCTGCAGCGCGCGCATGTGACTGGGAAAGGGCGGGGCGACGAACGCGAAATGGGTCATGCCGGCGGCGGGATGCGGTCGCCACGCTGGTCGCGCAGGGGCGCATTGCGCAGGGCGCCGAGGTCGCGGCTGCTGGTGCAGAAGCAGGCGATCCGCAACTGCCGCACCACGATCTCGAAATGGGCGATGACCGCCTCGGTCGAGGCCACCGCGCTGGCGAGCAACGATGCGGCCTGACCAACGAGATCGGCGCCCAGCGCGATCGCCTTGGCGGCGTCGACACCGTCGCGGATCCCGCCCGAGGCGATCAGCGTGGCCTCGGGCAGCGCCTGGCGGACGTCGGCGATCGCTCGCGCAGTCGGAATCCCCCAGCCGGCGAAGGCCATCGCCACGGCCCGGTCCGCAGGATCGCGTGCGCGTTCGGCCTCGACTGCGGCCCAACTGGTGCCGCCGGCACCGGCGACATCGATCACCGACACGCCCGCGTTCCACAGGCGCCGGGCGACGTCGGGCGACAGGCCCGCGCCCACTTCCTTGGCCACCAGCGGCACGGGCGTACGCGTGGCCAGTTGCTCGATCGCGCCGAGAATGCCGCGCCAGTCGCGATCGCCGCCGCGCTGGACCGCTTCCTGCAGCGGATTGAGATGCACGATCAACGCGTCGGCGTCGATCATCTCGACCGCACGCCGCGCCAGGTCCGGGCCGCCGTCGCGCAGTTGCGCAGCGCCGAGATTGGCAAGGATCGGCACGTCGGGTGCGCGGCGCCGCAGGTCCCGGGTCAAGCCGTGGTCGGCCGGGGTTTCCAACGCCACCCGCTGCGAGCCCACGGCCAAGGCAATGCCCAGCGCTTGCGCGGCTTCGGCGAGGTGGCGGTTGATCGCGGTCGCGCGCAGCGCGCCGCCGGTCATCGAGCTGATCAGTAGCGGCGCGCGCAGCAGGCGTCCGAACAGCGTGGTACTCAGATCGATCGCATCGAGGTCGAGCTCGGGCAGCGCGCAATGTTCGAACACGTAGTCGGCCAGGCCGGTCGCCACGCGCGTGCGGGCACGGGCGTCGTCGAGCACGATGTCCAGGTGATCGTTCTTGCGGGCCACCAACGACGCCGCGTCGCCGGCACCGGCCGCGAGCTTCATCGCGGCGCTCCGAACAGGCGGCTGCAGTACGCCTCCAGCGCGCTGTCCTCG from Luteimonas sp. S4-F44 carries:
- the fni gene encoding type 2 isopentenyl-diphosphate Delta-isomerase; the encoded protein is MKLAAGAGDAASLVARKNDHLDIVLDDARARTRVATGLADYVFEHCALPELDLDAIDLSTTLFGRLLRAPLLISSMTGGALRATAINRHLAEAAQALGIALAVGSQRVALETPADHGLTRDLRRRAPDVPILANLGAAQLRDGGPDLARRAVEMIDADALIVHLNPLQEAVQRGGDRDWRGILGAIEQLATRTPVPLVAKEVGAGLSPDVARRLWNAGVSVIDVAGAGGTSWAAVEAERARDPADRAVAMAFAGWGIPTARAIADVRQALPEATLIASGGIRDGVDAAKAIALGADLVGQAASLLASAVASTEAVIAHFEIVVRQLRIACFCTSSRDLGALRNAPLRDQRGDRIPPPA
- a CDS encoding nucleotide disphospho-sugar-binding domain-containing protein is translated as MTHFAFVAPPFPSHMRALQTVAQALIDRGHQATFFHLPEAAGWLSDPRIGFRAVGAADQPAGALAAMLRRAARPGGPLGLRRVIQDVAESTDLLCRTLPDAFARAGIDAVVCDQMEAAGGLVAEARGLPYVSVACALPVNREPGVPLPVMPWAYADDARTRQLCEASSRVYDRLMAPHCQVIARHAAAFGLPPRQALHDCLSPYAQLSQTVARLEFPRRALPAHFHHVGPLRDATPDPPLTLDLAADRPLVFASLGTLQGQRLAIFRRIVRACRRLDAHLVLAHCGGLSPAQARSLQVPGEVEVVDFVPQRAMLARADAVISHAGLNTVLDACVAGTPILALPIAFDQPGVAARVVHAGAGLKASAHLAGASRLQRLLTRLLTEPDFRQRAQALGVAAQAAGGSARAARIVEAVATTARPVLAEAA